The following proteins come from a genomic window of Manduca sexta isolate Smith_Timp_Sample1 unplaced genomic scaffold, JHU_Msex_v1.0 HiC_scaffold_3597, whole genome shotgun sequence:
- the LOC115444970 gene encoding uncharacterized protein LOC115444970: protein MPFKLPDVDRCCGCVTDLKAAAAIIAVLGIVTSPTVSWAVVRHSYVIRVSCFITTSATRPDIVDINLNNILSFGFGAHAGLGPSCLSPPKLNKTTFRLTEGEQSTDFVRTTKYLGWIVLAADMILLFCSANLLIKIFKGASKQAAKFFMISASISMLFSFIYGMLYVSACISVGGAFPVFEFIFSLVDVTMWLYFLIVVNSYRDKAT from the exons atgccaTTCAAATTACCCGATGTGGACAGATGCTGTGGTTGTGTCACGGATCTGAAGGCCGCGGCCGCGATTATAGCTGTTCTCGGAATA GTGACGAGTCCGACGGTATCATGGGCAGTTGTGCGTCACTCTTATGTGATTAGAGTGTCTTGCTTTATAACTACCAGCGCAACAAGACCCGACATAGTAGACATAAACCTTAACAATATT TTAAGCTTTGGATTTGGCGCTCACGCCGGGTTGGGACCATCCTGCCTTAGTCCTCCTAAACTAAACAAAACTACTTTTCGACTTACCGAAGGAGAACAGTCTACGGATTTTGTGCGCACTACAAAATATCTGGGATGGATTGTCCTGGCTGCAGATATGattcttttattttgtagtgCTAATTTGCTTATTAAGATATTTAAG GGGGCATCCAAGCAAGCAGCAAAGTTTTTCATGATTTCAGCCTCAATATCGATgctgttttcatttatttatggcATGCTTTACGTTTCTGCGTGCATATCTGTCGGTGGAGCGTTTCCGGTTTTCGAATTCATCTTTTCATTAGTGGATGTGACGA tgTGGCTCTACTTTTTAATAGTGGTTAATTCCTACAGAGACAAAGCTACGTAA